The following are encoded together in the Actinobacillus lignieresii genome:
- the ptsI gene encoding phosphoenolpyruvate-protein phosphotransferase PtsI, producing the protein MITGIAASPGVVFGKALVLKEEPIVLNTQKITADQIEAEKAKFFAGREKAAAQLTAIKEKARRTLGEEKEAIFEGHLMILEDEELEEEILGYIADNLVTADVAASKVIDMQASMLAEIDDEYLKERAGDIRDIGNRLLRNILNMHIIDLGDIQEEVILVAYDLTPSETAQLNLDKVLGFITDIGGRTSHTSIMARSLELPAIVGTNDITARVKTGDTLILDAVNNQIHINPSEEALAEFKAVQERVEAEKAELAKLKDLPAETLDGHRIEVAGNIGTIRDVDGVLRNGGESVGLYRTEFLFMDRSELPSEEEQFQAYKEIVEAMDGKQVVLRTMDIGGDKELPYLNLPKEMNPFLGWRAVRIGLTRREILDTQLRAVLRASAFGKLAVMFPMIISVEEIRELKAIVSGLKEQLRAEGKAFDENLQLGIMVETPSAAVNARHLAKEADFFSIGTNDLTQYTLAVDRGNEIIAHLYNPLSPSVLNLIKQVIDASHAEGKWTGMCGELAGDVRATALLLGMGLDEFSMSAISVPHVKRLARSINYADAKALADEALAQPTAADIEKLVNDFYAKLN; encoded by the coding sequence ATGATTACAGGTATTGCAGCTTCTCCGGGTGTCGTGTTTGGTAAAGCGCTCGTATTAAAAGAAGAACCTATTGTACTTAATACCCAAAAAATCACAGCGGATCAAATTGAAGCTGAAAAAGCCAAATTCTTTGCCGGTCGTGAAAAAGCGGCGGCACAATTGACTGCGATTAAAGAGAAAGCCAGACGCACGCTCGGCGAGGAAAAAGAAGCGATCTTTGAAGGTCATTTAATGATCTTGGAAGACGAAGAACTTGAAGAAGAAATTCTCGGTTATATTGCGGATAATCTCGTTACCGCCGATGTTGCGGCAAGTAAAGTTATCGATATGCAAGCGTCGATGTTAGCGGAAATTGATGACGAATACTTGAAAGAACGTGCAGGCGATATTCGTGATATCGGTAACCGTTTATTACGTAATATTTTAAATATGCACATCATCGACTTAGGTGATATTCAAGAAGAAGTCATTTTAGTCGCTTACGACTTAACGCCTTCCGAAACCGCACAGTTAAACTTAGATAAAGTGTTAGGTTTTATTACCGATATCGGCGGTCGTACTTCTCATACTTCAATTATGGCTCGCTCGTTAGAGCTTCCTGCCATCGTCGGTACAAACGATATTACCGCTCGTGTTAAAACCGGCGACACGTTAATTTTAGATGCGGTAAACAACCAAATTCATATTAATCCGTCCGAAGAAGCACTTGCCGAATTTAAAGCGGTTCAAGAACGTGTCGAAGCTGAAAAAGCGGAACTTGCCAAATTAAAAGATTTACCGGCGGAAACCTTAGACGGTCATCGTATCGAAGTTGCGGGTAACATCGGCACTATTCGTGATGTGGACGGCGTCTTACGTAACGGCGGCGAATCGGTCGGTTTATACCGTACCGAATTCTTATTTATGGATCGTAGCGAATTACCGAGCGAAGAAGAGCAATTCCAAGCGTATAAAGAAATCGTTGAAGCGATGGACGGTAAACAAGTTGTATTACGTACCATGGATATCGGCGGCGACAAAGAATTACCGTACTTAAACCTACCGAAAGAGATGAATCCGTTCTTAGGCTGGCGTGCGGTGCGTATCGGTTTAACCCGTCGTGAAATCTTAGATACGCAATTACGTGCGGTATTACGTGCTTCGGCATTCGGTAAATTGGCGGTAATGTTCCCGATGATTATCTCGGTTGAAGAGATTCGCGAATTAAAAGCGATCGTTTCCGGACTTAAAGAACAGCTCCGTGCGGAAGGCAAAGCATTCGATGAGAACCTACAATTAGGCATCATGGTTGAAACGCCGTCTGCAGCGGTAAATGCTCGCCACCTAGCGAAAGAAGCGGACTTTTTCAGTATCGGTACGAACGACTTAACTCAATATACCCTAGCGGTTGATCGCGGTAATGAGATTATTGCGCATTTATATAATCCGTTAAGTCCATCAGTATTGAACTTAATCAAACAAGTGATTGACGCCTCACATGCCGAAGGTAAATGGACCGGTATGTGCGGTGAGTTGGCCGGTGACGTTCGTGCAACCGCATTATTACTCGGTATGGGCTTAGACGAGTTCAGTATGAGTGCGATTTCCGTCCCTCACGTGAAAAGACTTGCTCGCTCGATTAATTATGCCGATGCGAAAGCATTAGCGGATGAAGCTTTAGCACAACCGACGGCTGCGGATATTGAAAAGCTGGTCAATGATTTTTACGCTAAACTGAACTAA
- the hypE gene encoding hydrogenase expression/formation protein HypE has product MNDMITMSHGNGGLLMQKLIREYFMEAFDNPLLSQAEDQARLPLTALTSQGDQLAFSTDSFVIDPIFFPGGNIGKLAVCGTVNDVVVSGAVPLYLSCGFILEEGFPLEQLKQVISEMANCAKQAGIQIVTGDTKVVPKGAADKIFINTSGIGVIPSHIQWGMHQIKAGDKILVSGTSGDHGATILNLREKLGIQTDLISDCNVLTPLVDLLRPIDGIKTLRDATRGGVNAVLHEFSQSSGLGMQIYQDDLPIRSEVRGICELLGLEAINFANEGKLVIIVSAEAAQAALSALHSHPLGKDAAVIGEVIEEKKVRLIGSFGQSRLLDLPTIEPLPRIC; this is encoded by the coding sequence ATGAACGATATGATTACTATGTCTCATGGAAACGGCGGATTATTAATGCAGAAACTAATCCGAGAATACTTTATGGAAGCGTTTGATAATCCTCTGCTTTCGCAGGCGGAAGATCAGGCTCGCCTGCCTTTAACCGCTTTAACGTCACAAGGCGACCAACTCGCTTTTAGTACCGATAGTTTTGTTATAGATCCGATCTTTTTCCCCGGAGGGAATATCGGTAAATTGGCAGTATGCGGCACAGTAAACGATGTTGTGGTAAGCGGTGCCGTTCCCCTTTACCTTTCATGCGGTTTTATTTTAGAAGAAGGTTTCCCGCTCGAACAGTTAAAGCAAGTCATTAGCGAAATGGCAAATTGCGCTAAACAAGCCGGAATCCAAATCGTTACCGGTGATACTAAAGTAGTTCCGAAAGGAGCGGCAGATAAAATTTTCATTAATACCAGCGGTATCGGAGTTATCCCGTCTCATATTCAGTGGGGTATGCATCAAATTAAAGCGGGCGATAAAATTCTTGTCAGCGGCACATCAGGCGATCACGGCGCAACGATCCTAAATTTACGAGAGAAACTCGGTATTCAAACGGATTTGATTAGCGATTGTAATGTCCTAACGCCGTTAGTCGATTTACTACGCCCGATAGACGGTATTAAAACCCTCAGAGATGCAACCAGAGGCGGGGTTAATGCGGTATTACACGAGTTTTCGCAAAGTAGCGGACTCGGTATGCAAATTTATCAAGACGATTTACCGATTCGCAGCGAAGTAAGAGGTATTTGTGAGTTGTTAGGCTTGGAAGCGATAAACTTTGCCAATGAAGGAAAACTCGTCATTATCGTTAGTGCCGAAGCGGCACAAGCTGCATTATCTGCGCTACATTCGCATCCGCTCGGTAAAGATGCTGCAGTTATCGGCGAAGTCATTGAGGAGAAAAAAGTACGCCTAATCGGCTCATTCGGGCAAAGCCGCCTATTAGATCTACCGACTATAGAGCCTTTGCCTCGTATTTGCTAA
- the ptsH gene encoding phosphocarrier protein Hpr, giving the protein MYSKDVVITAPNGLHTRPAAEFVKAAKGFASDITVTSGGKSSSAKSLFKLQTLGLTQGTTITISAEGEDEQKAVDFLVDLIPTLE; this is encoded by the coding sequence ATGTACTCAAAAGACGTTGTTATTACTGCACCTAACGGTTTACATACTCGCCCTGCAGCAGAGTTCGTTAAAGCGGCTAAAGGTTTTGCATCGGATATTACGGTAACTTCCGGCGGTAAAAGCTCAAGTGCGAAAAGTCTGTTTAAACTCCAAACATTAGGTTTAACGCAAGGTACGACAATCACTATTTCTGCAGAAGGTGAAGACGAGCAAAAAGCGGTTGATTTCTTGGTGGATTTAATTCCTACTTTAGAATAA
- the miaB gene encoding tRNA (N6-isopentenyl adenosine(37)-C2)-methylthiotransferase MiaB — protein sequence MAKLHITTWGCQMNEYDSSKMADLLNSTHGLELTDKPEEADVLLLNTCSIREKAQEKVFSQLGRWKNWKKDKPDLIIGVGGCVASQEGEHIRDRAPFVDIVFGPQTLHRLPEMINKIRGGDRAIVDISFPEIEKFDRLPEPRAEGPTAFVSIMEGCNKYCSFCVVPYTRGEEVSRPVDDVLFEIAQLAEQGVREVNLLGQNVNAYRGETFDGGICTFAELLRLVAAIDGIDRVRYTTSHPIEFTDDIIEVYRDTPELVSFLHLPIQSGADRVLTMMKRNHTALEYKAIIRKLREVRPNIQISSDFIVGFPGETAEDFEQTMKVIEQVNFDMSFSFIYSARPGTPAADLPDDISEEEKKARLARLQQRINHQAMQFSRAMLGTEQRVLVEGPSKKDIMELTGRTENNRIVNFQGTPDMIGKFVDIKITDVYTNSLRGEVVRTEDEMGLRVVESAASVIARTRKEDDLGVGKYVVNL from the coding sequence ATGGCGAAATTGCATATTACGACTTGGGGCTGCCAAATGAATGAGTACGACTCATCCAAAATGGCGGATCTTTTAAATTCCACACACGGCCTAGAACTGACCGATAAACCGGAAGAAGCGGACGTTTTATTACTTAATACCTGCTCAATCCGCGAAAAAGCGCAAGAAAAAGTCTTCTCGCAACTTGGTCGTTGGAAAAACTGGAAAAAAGATAAACCGGATCTGATTATCGGTGTCGGCGGTTGCGTAGCGTCGCAAGAAGGCGAACATATTCGTGATCGTGCGCCGTTTGTTGATATCGTATTCGGTCCGCAAACATTGCACCGTTTACCGGAAATGATCAACAAAATCCGTGGCGGTGACCGTGCGATCGTCGATATTTCTTTCCCGGAAATTGAAAAATTCGACCGCTTGCCGGAACCGCGTGCCGAAGGCCCGACCGCTTTCGTTTCCATTATGGAAGGTTGTAATAAATACTGCTCGTTCTGCGTAGTGCCTTACACTCGTGGTGAAGAAGTTTCTCGTCCGGTGGATGACGTATTATTTGAAATCGCACAATTAGCGGAACAAGGCGTACGTGAAGTGAACTTACTCGGTCAAAACGTGAATGCTTATCGCGGTGAAACTTTTGACGGTGGAATTTGCACATTTGCAGAGCTACTGCGTTTAGTGGCGGCGATTGACGGTATCGACCGTGTACGCTATACCACCAGCCACCCGATTGAATTTACCGACGACATTATTGAAGTTTATCGTGACACGCCCGAATTAGTGAGCTTCTTACACTTACCGATTCAAAGCGGTGCGGATCGCGTATTAACCATGATGAAGCGTAACCACACGGCATTAGAGTATAAAGCGATTATTCGTAAGTTACGTGAAGTTCGTCCGAATATTCAAATAAGTTCGGACTTTATCGTCGGCTTCCCGGGTGAAACGGCGGAAGACTTCGAACAAACCATGAAAGTGATCGAGCAAGTAAACTTCGATATGAGCTTCAGCTTTATCTACTCTGCTCGTCCGGGTACACCGGCGGCGGATTTGCCGGATGATATTTCGGAAGAAGAGAAAAAAGCGCGTTTAGCTCGTTTACAACAACGTATTAACCACCAAGCAATGCAATTCAGCCGCGCAATGTTAGGTACGGAACAACGTGTATTGGTGGAAGGCCCGTCTAAAAAAGACATTATGGAATTAACCGGTCGTACCGAAAACAACCGTATCGTGAATTTCCAAGGTACACCGGATATGATTGGTAAATTCGTGGATATTAAAATCACCGACGTTTATACCAACTCATTACGCGGTGAGGTGGTGCGTACCGAAGACGAAATGGGTTTACGTGTCGTAGAATCTGCGGCAAGCGTTATCGCACGTACTCGTAAAGAAGACGATCTCGGTGTCGGAAAATATGTAGTCAATCTATAA
- the hypD gene encoding hydrogenase formation protein HypD, translating into MQFVDEFRDPVLARKLITHLQQLMQKLPQFSKKRPLYLMEVCGGHTHTIFKFGLDRILPESIEFIHGPGCPVCVLPMGRIDVCIEIALRPDVIFCTFGDAMRVKGRLGSLLDAKGQGADIRIVYSPLDALNIAQKNPDKKVVFFSLGFETTMPSTAITLQQAKKQQVNNFFIVCQNITIIPTLRELLRQEQVLIDGFIAPGHVSMIIGTTPYQPLAEQYHKPFVVTGFEPLDLLQAIVMLVEQFVENRCEVENQYKRIVPSQGNLIAQQAMQEVFQLKKSSEWRGLGEIAESGVELTEQYAQFDAEKHFNTHVHAVADDPLARCGDVLTGKCKPSDCPLFGQKCNPDSAYGALMVSSEGACSAYYQYRREM; encoded by the coding sequence ATGCAATTTGTCGATGAATTTAGAGATCCCGTTCTGGCTCGTAAATTAATTACGCATTTACAGCAATTAATGCAAAAGTTGCCGCAATTCAGTAAAAAACGGCCGCTTTATTTGATGGAAGTATGCGGCGGTCATACCCATACGATTTTTAAATTCGGTTTAGATCGTATTTTGCCGGAAAGTATCGAATTTATTCACGGTCCCGGTTGTCCGGTATGCGTATTACCGATGGGGCGAATTGACGTATGTATTGAAATTGCTCTCCGCCCCGATGTTATTTTTTGTACTTTCGGCGATGCAATGAGAGTAAAAGGCAGACTAGGTTCTTTATTGGATGCCAAAGGACAGGGTGCAGATATTCGTATCGTCTATTCGCCCTTGGATGCTCTTAATATTGCTCAGAAAAATCCGGATAAAAAAGTGGTTTTCTTCTCACTCGGCTTTGAAACGACGATGCCTAGTACGGCGATAACGTTACAACAAGCTAAAAAGCAACAGGTCAATAACTTCTTTATTGTGTGCCAAAATATTACGATTATTCCTACACTGCGAGAATTATTACGCCAAGAACAAGTATTAATCGACGGTTTTATCGCACCGGGTCATGTCAGTATGATTATCGGGACAACGCCTTATCAACCGCTTGCCGAGCAATATCATAAACCATTCGTTGTGACCGGCTTCGAGCCGTTGGATTTACTGCAAGCGATCGTGATGTTGGTCGAACAATTCGTTGAAAATCGTTGTGAAGTTGAAAATCAATACAAACGTATTGTACCGTCGCAGGGGAACCTTATCGCACAACAGGCAATGCAAGAAGTCTTTCAACTGAAAAAAAGCAGCGAATGGCGAGGATTAGGTGAAATTGCGGAATCCGGTGTCGAACTTACCGAGCAATATGCGCAATTCGATGCCGAAAAACATTTTAATACGCATGTACATGCCGTGGCGGATGATCCGTTAGCTCGTTGCGGAGATGTGCTTACCGGGAAATGTAAACCGAGCGATTGCCCTTTATTCGGTCAAAAATGTAATCCGGATAGCGCTTACGGCGCATTAATGGTTTCTTCCGAGGGTGCTTGCTCGGCTTACTATCAATATCGGAGAGAAATGTAA
- the crr gene encoding PTS glucose transporter subunit IIA, with protein MGFFDKLFGSKQAAAKEVKVYSPLSGEIVNIEDVPDVVFSEKIVGDGVAIRPNSDTIVAPVNGTIGKIFETNHAFSIESEEGVELFVHFGIDTVELKGEGFTRVAQEGQSVKVGDPIIKFDLELLEGKAKSVLTPVVISNMDEISNLDKKVGQVVAGESVVLTLTK; from the coding sequence ATGGGCTTTTTCGACAAATTATTCGGCTCAAAACAAGCAGCCGCAAAAGAGGTTAAAGTATATTCTCCTCTTTCAGGTGAAATCGTAAACATCGAAGACGTACCGGACGTGGTATTCTCAGAAAAAATCGTAGGTGACGGTGTTGCTATTCGTCCGAATTCAGATACCATCGTTGCACCGGTAAACGGTACAATCGGTAAAATCTTTGAAACCAATCACGCATTTTCAATCGAATCGGAAGAAGGTGTTGAATTATTCGTTCACTTCGGGATTGATACGGTTGAATTAAAAGGTGAAGGCTTCACACGTGTGGCGCAAGAAGGTCAATCGGTAAAAGTCGGCGATCCGATTATTAAATTTGACTTGGAATTACTTGAAGGCAAAGCTAAATCGGTACTGACACCGGTCGTAATTTCCAATATGGATGAAATCAGCAATTTAGATAAAAAAGTCGGTCAAGTTGTTGCCGGCGAAAGTGTTGTATTAACCTTAACCAAATAA
- the uvrD gene encoding DNA helicase II codes for MDFSLLLDGLNDKQREAVAAPLGNYLVLAGAGSGKTRVLTHRIAWLIGVENVPESNILAVTFTNKAAAEMRHRIEHTLSSSSHHRLFGMWVGTFHSIANRLLRSHYLDADLPQDFQIMDSEDQQRLLKRLLKLHNIDEKHFPPKHVAWYISAQKDKGKRPKDIEHHNDPNEKKLVQIYQIYQNACDRAGLLDFAELLIRAYELFRDKPPILQRYQQRFQQILIDEFQDTNNIQYDLIRLLAGETGNVMIVGDDDQSIYGWRGAQVENIQRFLNDYQKAETIRLEQNYRSTGHILATANELISNNEDRLGKNLWTDQGDGDPVEIYCAFNELDEARFVASQIKQWKEDEGSLNECAVLYRSNSQSRVIEEALIQANIPYRIYGGMRFFERQEIKDALAYLRLIANRQDDAAFERVINTPPRGIGERTLDTIRQIIRNRQITLWQAIQVAVQEEQLSGRAASALLRFVELINALEQETEQMPLFEQTDFVIKKSGLYEMYKQEKGEKGEVRIENLEELVTATKQFSKPDEAEEMSDLTAFLTHASLEAGEAQASPHQDYVELMTLHSAKGLEFPRVFMVGVEEGIFPSGMSFDEGRLQEERRLAYVGITRAKKKLTISYAELRRLYGKEERHIASRFIAELPEQHIREVRLRGSINRAASFAQSTPFAKNSAKTTASCLEDNSWKMGQKVQHAKFGQGTIVNVEGSGEATRLQIAFAGNGIKWLIAKMANLEKI; via the coding sequence ATGGATTTTTCTTTATTATTAGACGGTTTAAATGATAAGCAGCGAGAGGCTGTCGCTGCGCCGTTGGGCAATTATTTAGTATTGGCGGGAGCCGGTTCCGGTAAAACACGAGTACTGACCCATCGTATTGCATGGTTAATCGGTGTAGAAAACGTACCGGAATCGAATATTCTAGCGGTCACCTTTACCAATAAAGCGGCAGCGGAAATGCGTCATCGTATCGAACATACCCTTTCTTCCAGCAGCCATCACCGCCTGTTCGGTATGTGGGTTGGCACGTTCCACAGCATTGCCAACCGTTTGTTACGCTCGCATTATCTTGATGCCGATTTGCCGCAAGATTTCCAAATTATGGATAGTGAAGATCAGCAGCGTTTACTTAAACGTTTGTTAAAGCTGCATAATATTGATGAAAAGCATTTCCCGCCGAAACACGTAGCGTGGTATATCAGTGCACAAAAAGATAAAGGTAAACGCCCGAAAGATATTGAGCATCATAACGACCCGAACGAGAAGAAATTAGTTCAAATCTACCAAATCTATCAAAATGCCTGCGATCGTGCCGGTCTGTTGGATTTTGCCGAATTATTGATTCGCGCTTATGAACTTTTCCGAGACAAACCGCCTATTTTACAGCGCTATCAGCAACGTTTTCAGCAGATTTTGATCGATGAGTTCCAAGATACCAACAATATTCAATATGACTTAATCCGTCTGCTTGCCGGTGAAACCGGTAATGTGATGATTGTCGGCGATGACGACCAATCGATTTACGGCTGGCGTGGTGCGCAGGTTGAAAATATTCAGCGTTTCTTAAACGATTATCAAAAAGCGGAAACCATTCGTCTTGAGCAAAATTACCGCTCAACCGGTCATATTCTCGCTACGGCAAACGAATTGATTTCCAATAACGAAGACCGTTTGGGTAAGAATTTATGGACGGATCAAGGCGACGGCGATCCGGTTGAAATTTATTGTGCTTTCAACGAATTGGACGAAGCCCGTTTTGTTGCCTCACAAATCAAACAATGGAAAGAAGACGAAGGCAGCCTAAACGAATGTGCGGTGCTATATCGTAGTAACAGCCAATCTCGTGTAATTGAAGAAGCATTGATTCAAGCCAATATTCCGTACCGTATTTACGGCGGTATGCGTTTCTTCGAGCGTCAAGAAATCAAAGATGCGTTAGCCTATTTACGTTTAATTGCGAATCGCCAAGACGATGCGGCATTTGAACGAGTGATTAACACACCGCCAAGAGGAATTGGCGAACGCACCTTAGATACGATTCGTCAAATTATTCGTAATCGCCAAATAACCTTGTGGCAAGCGATTCAAGTGGCTGTGCAAGAAGAACAGCTTTCCGGCAGAGCCGCTTCCGCCTTACTACGTTTTGTCGAATTGATTAATGCGCTCGAGCAAGAAACCGAGCAAATGCCACTGTTTGAACAAACCGATTTTGTAATAAAAAAATCCGGTTTATACGAAATGTATAAACAAGAAAAAGGGGAAAAAGGCGAAGTTCGTATCGAGAACTTAGAAGAGTTGGTCACAGCTACCAAACAATTCAGCAAGCCTGACGAAGCGGAAGAAATGTCGGATCTCACCGCATTTTTAACTCACGCTTCATTAGAAGCCGGCGAAGCGCAAGCCTCTCCGCATCAAGATTATGTCGAATTAATGACGTTACATTCGGCAAAAGGCTTAGAATTCCCCCGTGTATTTATGGTGGGTGTGGAAGAAGGAATCTTCCCGAGCGGAATGAGCTTTGACGAAGGCAGACTGCAAGAAGAGCGCCGTTTGGCTTATGTCGGCATTACCCGCGCGAAGAAAAAATTGACGATTAGTTATGCCGAACTCAGACGTTTATACGGCAAAGAAGAGCGTCATATCGCTTCTCGTTTTATTGCCGAATTGCCCGAGCAGCATATTCGCGAAGTACGTTTGAGAGGCTCTATCAATCGTGCGGCAAGTTTTGCCCAAAGCACGCCTTTTGCAAAAAATTCGGCAAAAACGACCGCTTCTTGTTTAGAAGACAATAGCTGGAAAATGGGGCAAAAGGTGCAACACGCTAAATTCGGACAAGGCACGATTGTTAATGTGGAAGGCAGCGGCGAAGCGACCCGTTTGCAAATCGCCTTTGCAGGTAACGGTATTAAGTGGTTGATTGCTAAGATGGCAAATTTAGAGAAAATTTAA
- the hypB gene encoding hydrogenase nickel incorporation protein HypB yields MCSTCGCGSAQVRIGELPHTHSNDGKILSIPQHSNPFVINGIAEIQKPDTANVQTRLLKIEQDVLGENNQYARLNRDFFKQNNILALNLVSSPGSGKTTLLASTLTSLKERKQCYVIEGDQQTENDANRIRATGVPALQINTGKGCHLDAKMVLEALAKLQPNPNSTVFIENVGNLVCPAEFDLGEFAKVAILSVTEGEDKPLKYPHMFMAAKLMIINKIDLLPYLNFDLEKCIAYAKQVNPNIQIFCLSATSGEGMETWLDWLESQTA; encoded by the coding sequence ATGTGTTCGACTTGCGGATGCGGTAGTGCTCAAGTAAGAATCGGAGAATTGCCGCACACTCATTCTAATGATGGAAAAATTCTCTCAATACCTCAACATTCCAACCCTTTCGTTATCAACGGCATTGCCGAAATACAAAAACCGGATACGGCAAACGTTCAAACTCGCTTACTTAAAATCGAACAGGACGTATTAGGCGAAAACAATCAATATGCACGTTTAAATCGTGATTTCTTTAAACAGAACAATATCTTGGCGTTAAATTTAGTTTCCAGCCCCGGTTCCGGTAAAACGACATTACTCGCTTCTACACTCACTTCTTTGAAAGAACGTAAGCAATGTTATGTAATTGAAGGCGATCAGCAAACCGAAAACGATGCGAATCGAATCAGAGCGACGGGAGTGCCGGCATTACAAATTAATACCGGCAAAGGCTGTCACTTGGATGCCAAAATGGTGTTAGAAGCGTTAGCAAAACTGCAACCGAATCCGAACAGTACCGTATTTATCGAAAATGTCGGCAACTTGGTATGTCCTGCCGAATTTGATTTAGGCGAGTTTGCGAAAGTAGCGATTCTCTCGGTAACGGAAGGCGAAGATAAGCCGCTGAAATATCCGCATATGTTTATGGCGGCTAAATTAATGATTATTAATAAAATAGATCTCCTGCCTTATCTCAATTTCGATTTGGAAAAATGTATTGCCTATGCAAAACAAGTGAATCCGAATATTCAAATCTTTTGTCTTTCCGCCACTTCCGGTGAAGGTATGGAAACGTGGTTGGACTGGTTGGAAAGTCAGACGGCTTAA